The Anabaena sp. PCC 7108 region GTGGTTTAATCTGTGTCTCTCTCTATCTCCAATATTTTTACCGAAGAAAGCTGCTAATTAACCACATCAGTATAAACGTTAGTACTGTTGAAAACTGATTTGGCATTAGCCTCATAAATGGTATTTGTTGCAGCAATGAAGAGGTAGAAATCAGTCCGCCAGCAATTAAGCCAATACTTAGAGTGATCAGTGTGAACAAAACTGCACGACCAAATCTGCTTTCCTTGCGATTGAGAAAGTAAATGCTAATTCCTATGCCAACCACCAGAGCTATTTGTAAAATCTGGTCGTTATCAGCAGCATAAAAAATGCTGATAGCACTTAAACCTAGATAACAAGCTCCTGGCAATAACACATCTGATAGTGTTGGTTGATCCAACATTTGCTGTAGCCATGCTGGTGAATGCTCACGAGGGATAGGACTTTCTTTCGGAGGAGATTGCACTCGCATTTCCGGAAATCGGATACGCTCAGGCACTTTAATTTTCCCTTCCTGGCGCATCCGTAAACGCTCCATTAAAATAGCATCATAAGCTGCTTCAATTAGTTCTAATCTATTACCATCGCCACTACCAGGTTGCTCCAATAGGCGATTGCGAGCATCCTGAATTTCATCGAAGCTAGCATCTTCTGACACCCCAAGTTTTTCGTAGGGATTTTGATCGCTCATGGCAGTTTATTACTTCAGCCTTAGTAAGCGGCAGTCTTTTGTTGAGAAAAAAACAACCTTAGGTTTTACCTAAATTGAAACAAACGTACTAACAGATTTTAATCCTTTACTCAGGATATTAGCGCAGATTAGTTTGTTCGACTTAGGAATTTTAACTATAGTTAGTTTAACATATTGCCATAACACCGTGTAGACCCTCAAGTTGTTTACTAGTTGGGGTTTTCCCTCAGTATTTTAACTAGGAATATTTACTATTTGAGGATAGTATTTTTATTTAGATGCGTCATCTTCTTCTAATCGTGTTTTTCTGAATGAGGCATTATGATCACCATTTATGGTATAAATTTACATATACGTCTAAAATTAGAAGATTTTAAACTCCATCTTACTAAATAGGCAGTATAATTTTTGACAGGAACTTGACGACTAAGATGAGAACATAAGTTTAGTGGATATACTAAAGTATCTATCCGCTTACTAGAAGTTTAGTTTACTTGTGTATTTCATAATGGTGATTACAACTTCTCTGAATAATCAGGATATTCGTACCTTAGCCTTGTAGATTCTTAATTACTGCCAAAGTGGAAACTGCGTTCTTACGCAACACCCCTGTTAATCCTATGAATATTTGTGCAAAGTGATGGTCATGGCTCCTGCCAAGATTCTTGTAGTTGATGACGACCCTGCGGTTCGGAATTTAATCCAACGCTTTTTGATCAAACAGAACTATCAAGTAGAAGCTGCTGAAGATGGTAAGGCAGCCCTATATCTATTTGAGCAATTTAATCCAGACTTGGTAATTCTAGATGTAAATCTACCAGATGTAATTGGTTTTAACCTCTGTCAAGAGATGCAAAGTCGTAATGGTGTTTTTGTACTCTTGCTCACTAGCCGGACAGATGAAGCCGACAAAATTCGTGGTTTTTCTAAAGGTGCTGATGACTATTTGACCAAACCATTTGGTCTGGGAGAACTAGAAGTTAGAGTTGCAGCAATTTTGAGACGTCAGCGGGTTGTGACTACCGCAGAACAAAAGCGCCTCATTTTTGAAAAGCTGATGATTG contains the following coding sequences:
- a CDS encoding response regulator transcription factor; the protein is MAPAKILVVDDDPAVRNLIQRFLIKQNYQVEAAEDGKAALYLFEQFNPDLVILDVNLPDVIGFNLCQEMQSRNGVFVLLLTSRTDEADKIRGFSKGADDYLTKPFGLGELEVRVAAILRRQRVVTTAEQKRLIFEKLMIDPVRREVTLNNQAVPLTALEFDLLHFLASHPGRVWRRAELIQEVWDYEYVGDQRVVDVHIGQIRKKIEIDATQPALIQTVRGVGYKFESTTNPQEDRF
- a CDS encoding CPP1-like family protein, which encodes MSDQNPYEKLGVSEDASFDEIQDARNRLLEQPGSGDGNRLELIEAAYDAILMERLRMRQEGKIKVPERIRFPEMRVQSPPKESPIPREHSPAWLQQMLDQPTLSDVLLPGACYLGLSAISIFYAADNDQILQIALVVGIGISIYFLNRKESRFGRAVLFTLITLSIGLIAGGLISTSSLLQQIPFMRLMPNQFSTVLTFILMWLISSFLR